One window of the Dreissena polymorpha isolate Duluth1 chromosome 5, UMN_Dpol_1.0, whole genome shotgun sequence genome contains the following:
- the LOC127831425 gene encoding uncharacterized protein LOC127831425 produces MNRESPARTGKDRRGNGNKRDGIETSQNVFRNPEEDDDPLLELLQTQSSPEASEATDRDRPQQDTATKTRKPRIKWPKASDKTSWTQMDEDLENILEESMQGPVDRKLNTLTILIYSVGNERFGLEEEKVRKEPPRPNRRPVRIQNLRRKLKQLRRRFCASSPTERIGLEQLRDTVRTQLTSLRKAENSRRKTQERAKKRAAFTANPYKFARSLLDKERSGKLETPLEEIENFLYVTHSDPNREDVLGDCDRIDPAEEPENQLNATEPTLGEVKEAVKKARAASAPGPNAIPYKVYKMCPLLLKRLWRLLKVVWRKGDVPEAWKEAEGIFTTKERNSKTVNQFRTISSLNVEGKIYFAILARRLTSFLTGNAYINTSVQKGEVPGFSGCIEHTSAIKQLISEAKKGRKDLTVVWLDLTNAYGSIPHQLIYTALRHYHVNGHIQKIITSYLDGIRLRSGQAYCW; encoded by the exons atgaaccgggagtctcCGGCAAGGACCGGCAAAGACCGGCGTGGCAACGGGAACAAACGGGATGGCATC GAGACCTCACAGAATGTCTTTCGAAATCCTGAGGAGGATGATGACCCCCTTTTAGAGCTCTTACAGACTCAAAGCAGCCCGGAAGCAAGCGAGGCGACTGATCGGGATAGACCACAGCAAGACACTGCCACTAAAACCAGGAAACCAAGGATTAAGTGGCCCAAGGCTTCAGACAAGACATCATGGACCCAAATGGACGAGGATCTTGAGAACATCCTCGAAGAATCCATGCAAGGACCAGTAGACCGGAAGCTGAACACCCTCACAATCTTGATATATTCAGTAGGAAATGAGAGGTTTGGACTAGAAGAGGAGAAAGTGCGAAAGGAACCTCCAAGACCAAACAGGCGGCCAGTTCGTATCCAGAACTTGAGACGTAAACTCAAGCAGCTGAGACGAAGGTTCTGTGCTAGTTCACCCACTGAGAGGATTGGACTTGAACAGCTTAGAGATACAGTTCGGACACAGCTGACATCATTACGGAAAGCCGAAAACAGCAGAAGAAAGACACAGGAACGGGCAAAGAAGAGGGCAGCTTTCACAGCCAACCCATACAAGTTCGCAAGATCCCTCCTCGACAAAGAAAGGTCAGGAAAGTTGGAAACTCCACTAGAGGAAATAGAGAACTTCCTTTATGTGACCCATTCTGACCCCAATCGAGAAGACGTGCTAGGGGACTGTGACAGAATAGATCCAGCGGAGGAACCCGAAAATCAGCTAAATGCGACGGAACCTACGCTTGGTGAGGTGAAAGAAGCTGTGAAAAAGGCCAGAGCTGCTTCGGCGCCAGGACCCAATGCCATCCCATACAAAGTATACAAGATGTGCCCACTACTCCTCAAGCGTTTATGGAGGCTCCTCAAAGTAGTCTGGAGGAAGGGTGATGTACCAGAGGCTTGGAAGGAGGCCGAGGGGATATTTACAACGAAGGAACGCAATTCCAAGACGGTCAACCAGTTCCGAACGATCTCGTCGCTCAACGTCGAGGGAAAAATATATTTTGCCATCCTTGCAAGAAGACTCACATCTTTCCTGACAGGCAACGCATACATCAACACCTCTGTCCAGAAGGGAGAAGTTCCCGGTTTCTCCGGCTGCATAGAGCACACCAGCGCTATCAAACAGCTAATAAGTGAGGCGAAGAAAGGGAGGAAGGATCTCACTGTAGTTTGGCTCGACTTGACCAACGCATACGGGTCCATTCCACACCAGCTCATCTATACAGCCCTCCGACACTACCATGTGAACGGCCACATTCAGAAAATCATCACAAGTTACCTGGATGGAATCAGGCTCCGGTCAGGTCAGGCTTACTGTTGGTGA
- the LOC127831426 gene encoding uncharacterized protein LOC127831426 produces MKFKAAKSRSVVIKKGQTTKRFKLYVQNEEIPSIVTSPIKCLGRWFDASLQDRDNIKNLKQQVEEGLKKIDRCGLPGKFKAWLYQHALLPRLIWPFTLYEVPRTTVEALERITSRHLRKWLGVPPSFTSIGLYGKSNKLQLPLSSLVEEFKTAKARLVLTLRDSPDEFIREAGIQTRTSGKWSATKYVSQAENALTHKDIVGVTAVGREGIGARKVVLWSRSDLKERRARIQSEVRRAEENARQARAVEMGAQGAWTTWNTADRRLTWGDIWKYEPFQFSFFLRSVYDLLPSLVNLCRWGLTAEQKCSLCDRVGTLEHVLSSCSTALTQGRYRWRHDLVLRELADLLEKERKKEHGNHPRHGHIAFVKSGETVKTQKPTKASILDGSRD; encoded by the coding sequence ATGAAGTTCAAAGCAGCAAAATCCAGATCTGTTGTCATAAAGAAAGGACAGACAACAAAGAGGTTCAAACTCTACGTACAGAACGAAGAGATTCCTTCCATAGTGACGAGTCCAATAAAATGCCTGGGCAGGTGGTTTGATGCAAGCCTACAAGATCGCGACAATATCAAGAACTTAAAGCAACAGGTAGAGGAGGGTCTCAAGAAGATAGACCGCTGCGGACTACCCGGCAAGTTCAAAGCCTGGCTTTACCAGCATGCACTGCTCCCAAGACTAATCTGGCCGTTTACGCTTTACGAGGTACCCAGGACAACAGTGGAAGCCCTGGAGAGAATCACTAGTCGACACCTCAGGAAGTGGCTAGGAGTTCCACCCAGCTTTACCAGTATTGGACTCTATGGGAAGAGCAACAAGTTACAGCTCCCGCTATCTTCACTGGTAGAAGAGTTCAAGACAGCAAAAGCAAGACTTGTGTTGACCTTGAGGGACTCTCCGGACGAGTTCATCCGTGAGGCAGGGATCCAAACCCGAACGAGCGGGAAATGGTCAGCGACAAAGTATGTGAGCCAGGCAGAGAACGCGCTCACGCACAAAGACATTGTCGGAGTGACTGCAGTTGGACGTGAAGGAATTGGTGCGAGAAAGGTGGTACTGTGGAGCCGATCAGACTTGAAAGAGAGGCGAGCGAGGATTCAGTCTGAGGTCAGGAGGGCGGAAGAAAATGCCAGACAAGCAAGGGCTGTGGAGATGGGAGCGCAGGGAGCATGGACCACGTGGAATACCGCAGACAGGAGGTTGACCTGGGGAGACATCTGGAAGTATGAGCCTTTTCAATTTTCCTTTTTCCTCAGGTCTGTCTATGACCTACTACCATCCCTAGTGAACTTGTGCCGATGGGGACTCACAGCAGAGCAAAAATGCAGCCTGTGTGACAGAGTAGGCACCCTAGAGCATGTTCTGTCATCTTGTAGTACAGCACTGACACAGGGAAGATATAGATGGAGGCACGACTTGGTCCTCAGAGAGTTGGCTGACTTGCTAGAGAAGGAAAGGAAGAAGGAACATGGTAATCACCCCCGCCATGGGCACATCGCTTTTGTCAAATCGGGTGAGACCGTGAAGACACAGaaaccaacaaaagcatcaattCTTGATGGCTCTAGAGACTGA